In Thauera sp. JM12B12, one DNA window encodes the following:
- a CDS encoding 4Fe-4S binding protein, whose protein sequence is MSSASSSPARRRIIPIAPAAAGVAPTRPQRSQRLRTAMQVGFFVLFILAPVFDLFRYDLDADHAWLLGMEWRLGLDPFLAGEASALEAAGSILLNLFLPLLVLAGVVLGVAWRWGRLYCGWLCPHFSVVETINRLMARASGKPTVWEHHRLPAWKPDGSRARVDARWWGVVVPAAVAFAFLWAVVLLTYLLPPAEVYGNLFRGELTRNQFTFITAATVVLSLEFLFARHLFCRFVCAVGLFQSLSWMANRNAMVVGFKRDRASDCASCLPERQSACDAVCPMRLRPRNIKRHMFTCTQCRQCIDACAQTQSGNPGGPLLSWVADEAARQNEAGFRALKDH, encoded by the coding sequence ATGTCTTCAGCGTCCTCGAGCCCCGCCCGCCGCCGCATCATCCCGATCGCACCGGCGGCGGCCGGCGTCGCGCCCACCCGGCCCCAACGCTCGCAGCGGCTGCGCACGGCGATGCAGGTCGGCTTCTTCGTGCTGTTCATCCTCGCCCCCGTCTTCGATCTGTTCCGCTACGACCTCGATGCCGACCACGCCTGGCTGCTCGGAATGGAGTGGCGGCTGGGTCTCGACCCCTTCCTCGCTGGCGAGGCGAGCGCGCTCGAGGCCGCCGGGAGCATCCTCCTCAACCTGTTCCTTCCGTTGCTCGTGCTCGCTGGCGTGGTCCTCGGCGTGGCCTGGCGCTGGGGGCGGCTGTATTGCGGCTGGCTGTGCCCGCATTTCTCCGTGGTGGAGACCATCAACCGCCTGATGGCGCGTGCCTCGGGCAAGCCGACGGTGTGGGAGCACCACCGCCTCCCGGCGTGGAAACCCGATGGCAGCCGCGCCCGGGTGGATGCGCGCTGGTGGGGCGTCGTCGTGCCGGCGGCGGTCGCCTTCGCGTTCCTGTGGGCGGTGGTGCTGCTCACCTATCTGCTGCCGCCGGCCGAGGTCTACGGCAACCTGTTCCGCGGCGAGCTCACCCGCAACCAGTTCACCTTCATCACCGCCGCGACGGTGGTGCTGAGCCTGGAGTTCCTGTTCGCGCGCCACCTGTTCTGCCGCTTCGTGTGCGCGGTCGGCCTGTTCCAGAGCCTGTCCTGGATGGCGAACAGAAACGCCATGGTCGTCGGCTTCAAGCGCGACCGGGCGAGCGACTGCGCCAGCTGCCTCCCGGAGCGCCAGTCGGCCTGCGACGCGGTGTGTCCGATGCGCCTTCGACCGCGCAACATCAAGCGCCACATGTTCACCTGCACCCAGTGCCGGCAATGCATCGACGCCTGCGCACAGACCCAGTCCGGCAACCCGGGCGGCCCGCTGCTGAGCTGGGTCGCCGACGAGGCGGCACGTCAGAACGAAGCCGGCTTCCGCGCGCTCAAGGATCACTGA
- the nirJ gene encoding heme d1 biosynthesis radical SAM protein NirJ, whose translation MFRISQFIRELDHPTPAGPRRNPPGPVVIWNLIRRCNLTCEHCYSISADKDFPGELNTQEVFKVMDDLKAARVPVLILSGGEPLLRPDIFDIARRAKGMGFYVGLSSNGTLIDESNIDAIDDIGFDYVGVSLDGIGATHDHFRRKQGAFEASMHGIRLCRDRGIKVGVRYTMTEGNAHDLPALLKLVEDERIDKFYFSHLNYAGRGNKNRAGDARHRTTREAMELLFETCLELHRRGIDKDFVTGNNDADGPFLLHWVQRRFPDKAAHIEAKLRQWGGNASGVNVSNIDNLGIVHPDTMWWHVPLGNVRQRAFGEIWNDLSNPLLAGLKQHPRTLEGRCGACKYLDICNGSSRVRAEQVTGNPWAEDPACYLHDEEIGVNAEDYGAERVVTTPWTRINKVSA comes from the coding sequence ATGTTCCGCATCTCCCAATTCATCCGCGAGCTCGACCATCCGACCCCCGCCGGCCCGCGCCGCAACCCGCCGGGCCCGGTGGTGATCTGGAACCTGATCCGGCGCTGCAACCTCACCTGCGAGCACTGCTACTCGATCTCGGCGGACAAGGATTTCCCCGGCGAGCTGAACACCCAGGAGGTGTTCAAGGTCATGGACGACCTCAAGGCCGCGCGCGTGCCCGTGCTGATCCTGTCCGGGGGCGAACCGCTGCTGCGCCCCGACATCTTCGACATCGCGCGCCGCGCCAAGGGCATGGGCTTCTACGTCGGCCTGTCGTCCAACGGCACGCTGATCGACGAATCCAACATCGACGCGATCGACGACATCGGCTTCGACTACGTGGGCGTGAGCCTCGACGGCATCGGCGCCACGCACGATCACTTCCGCCGCAAGCAGGGCGCCTTCGAAGCCTCGATGCACGGCATCCGCCTGTGCCGCGATCGTGGCATCAAGGTCGGCGTGCGCTACACCATGACCGAGGGCAACGCCCACGACCTGCCGGCGCTGCTGAAGCTGGTCGAGGACGAGCGCATCGACAAGTTCTATTTCTCGCACCTGAACTATGCGGGCCGCGGCAACAAGAACCGCGCCGGCGATGCGCGCCACCGCACCACCCGCGAGGCGATGGAACTGCTCTTCGAGACCTGCCTTGAGCTGCACCGGCGCGGCATCGACAAGGACTTCGTCACCGGCAACAACGACGCCGACGGCCCCTTCCTGCTGCACTGGGTGCAGCGCCGCTTCCCGGACAAGGCCGCGCACATCGAGGCCAAGCTGCGCCAGTGGGGCGGCAATGCGAGCGGGGTGAACGTCTCCAATATCGACAACCTCGGCATCGTGCATCCTGACACCATGTGGTGGCACGTGCCGCTCGGCAACGTCCGCCAGCGCGCCTTCGGCGAGATCTGGAACGACCTCTCCAACCCCCTGCTCGCCGGGCTCAAGCAGCATCCGCGCACGCTGGAAGGGCGCTGCGGCGCATGCAAGTACCTCGACATCTGCAACGGCAGCTCGCGCGTGCGCGCCGAGCAGGTCACCGGCAACCCCTGGGCGGAGGATCCGGCCTGCTACCTCCATGACGAGGAGATCGGGGTGAATGCCGAGGACTACGGCGCCGAGCGCGTGGTCACCACGCCGTGGACACGCATCAACAAGGTGTCCGCATGA
- a CDS encoding Crp/Fnr family transcriptional regulator: MNHCVPLCRESFQTVAPSDPPTPELERLCRLLGQAALFNGLACTEIARFARGVRELKVVKGDILFHRGDPCTGFHLILSGQVKLAFTSADGNEKVVDILYPGKSFGEAVMFMEKPYVVMAQALSDATLLHIGKQVFFEEMAGDPLFCRKIIAGLAQRLHHLMADVESYSLRSGRERVIGYLLREEERDGEGVAEGQVSIRLPTSKGTIASRLNLTQEHFSRILHELTNSGLIQVEGRTIHIPDIGKLRKSLG, translated from the coding sequence ATGAACCACTGCGTTCCGCTGTGCCGCGAGTCGTTTCAGACCGTCGCGCCATCCGACCCCCCCACCCCCGAGCTCGAGCGCCTGTGCCGGCTCCTCGGCCAGGCGGCGCTGTTCAATGGCCTCGCCTGCACCGAGATCGCGCGCTTTGCGCGCGGCGTGCGCGAACTCAAGGTGGTCAAGGGCGACATCCTCTTCCACCGCGGCGACCCCTGCACCGGCTTCCACCTCATCCTCAGCGGCCAGGTCAAGCTCGCCTTCACCTCGGCCGACGGCAACGAGAAGGTGGTCGACATCCTCTACCCGGGCAAGAGCTTCGGCGAGGCCGTGATGTTCATGGAGAAGCCCTACGTGGTGATGGCGCAGGCCCTGAGCGACGCCACCCTGCTGCACATCGGCAAGCAGGTGTTCTTCGAGGAGATGGCAGGCGACCCGCTGTTCTGCCGCAAGATCATCGCCGGCCTCGCCCAACGCCTTCACCACCTGATGGCAGACGTCGAAAGCTACTCGCTGCGCTCCGGACGCGAGCGGGTGATCGGCTACCTGCTGCGCGAGGAGGAGCGCGACGGCGAAGGCGTGGCCGAAGGCCAGGTGTCGATCCGCTTGCCCACCAGCAAGGGCACGATCGCCTCCCGCCTCAACCTCACCCAGGAACACTTCTCGCGCATCCTGCACGAGCTGACCAATTCGGGTCTGATCCAGGTCGAGGGCCGCACCATTCACATCCCGGACATCGGCAAGCTGCGCAAGAGCCTGGGCTGA
- a CDS encoding Lrp/AsnC family transcriptional regulator, whose amino-acid sequence MAQGMPEEGLVARAEAQGAALARPDEFPYRDVAELDRRIVLVTQGGLPLVARPYAAVAEALGVGEDLVRSRLAAMLADGRIRRIGAVPNHYAIGYTANGMSVWDVDDAVIHAVGERVGALPFVTHCYRRPRHLPDWPYNLFAMVHAASREAALARVEEIAALIDEAFPGACRQRDVLFSAGILKKTGLRIGG is encoded by the coding sequence ATGGCACAGGGCATGCCCGAAGAGGGCCTGGTCGCGCGCGCGGAGGCGCAGGGCGCCGCGCTGGCGCGGCCCGATGAGTTTCCCTACCGTGATGTCGCGGAACTCGACCGCCGCATCGTGCTTGTCACCCAGGGCGGGCTGCCGCTGGTGGCGCGGCCGTACGCCGCGGTCGCCGAGGCGCTCGGCGTGGGCGAGGACCTCGTGCGCAGCCGCCTCGCCGCGATGCTTGCCGACGGTCGGATCCGCCGCATCGGCGCCGTGCCCAATCACTATGCGATCGGCTACACCGCCAACGGCATGAGCGTCTGGGATGTGGACGACGCGGTGATCCACGCGGTGGGAGAGCGCGTGGGCGCGCTCCCGTTCGTCACCCACTGCTACCGCCGGCCCCGCCATCTGCCCGACTGGCCGTACAACCTGTTTGCGATGGTGCACGCCGCCAGTCGCGAGGCCGCGCTCGCGCGTGTGGAGGAGATCGCCGCGCTGATCGACGAGGCGTTCCCCGGGGCCTGCCGGCAGCGCGACGTCCTGTTCTCGGCCGGCATCCTGAAGAAGACCGGGCTGCGGATCGGCGGCTGA
- a CDS encoding VWA domain-containing protein yields MEEHVGLLWHRLITRAAGGHFPKAAVRLKEVEKVAGVFFRALGGDPGLRVAAATADAHGARRSLLQRIAGADERIARGRMDVATLRLPPEIDALPEPGLNRDLYLWLAALAAGHAAGDADADAATNAALAPLPIDALDAAATRELRENQRATLRALQRWPGIETRYRRLVEAVIAQRPRLDKLQPAEAARERLLRQALHAPGSVGGLPPLPPKAKPTQPVLLWLSDFRGARHGGFTGMGSGAEAAEAGNSKPGRDSSQQAHRVERQENAPEKHGMIIPFRAESLLSVAEFIKVKRSTDDDPDDNAADAAANLEQLAITRDGERVASKVRFDLDLPSAAEDDVVLGEGIPLPEWDYRKSLLREDHVRLLELTPAAHDPRAAPCPLPEHLRRTARKLHRQFAALTPGRRWLKAQTDGSELDVDAVVRAATDRAIGHHPSDQLYLSLEKRERDLACLALADLSLSTDTWISSEARVIDVIRDSLLLFGEALLATGDRFALCGFSSVKRSNVRFHRLKDFDQRFDDRARGRIMAIKPGYYTRLGAAIRHATQVLEKESAARRILLILSDGKPNDLDLYDGRYGIEDTRVAVVEARNRGVVPFCVTIDREGASYLPHLFGPAGFAVIRQPDELPARLPMFYAQLTR; encoded by the coding sequence ATGGAAGAACACGTTGGCCTGCTCTGGCACCGCCTGATCACCCGCGCCGCGGGCGGGCATTTCCCGAAGGCGGCGGTCCGGCTCAAGGAGGTCGAGAAGGTCGCCGGCGTCTTCTTCCGCGCCCTCGGCGGCGATCCGGGGCTGCGCGTGGCTGCGGCGACCGCCGATGCCCATGGCGCCCGCCGCAGCCTGCTGCAGCGTATCGCCGGCGCCGACGAGCGCATCGCCCGCGGTCGCATGGACGTCGCCACGCTGCGCCTGCCGCCCGAGATCGACGCCCTGCCCGAGCCCGGCCTCAACCGCGATCTCTACCTTTGGCTCGCAGCGCTCGCCGCCGGCCATGCCGCGGGCGATGCGGACGCCGATGCCGCCACCAACGCTGCGCTTGCGCCCCTGCCGATCGACGCCCTCGACGCCGCCGCCACCCGCGAGCTGCGCGAGAACCAGCGCGCCACGCTGCGCGCACTGCAGCGCTGGCCCGGCATCGAGACGCGCTACCGCCGCCTGGTTGAGGCCGTGATTGCCCAGCGGCCGAGGCTCGACAAGCTTCAGCCTGCGGAGGCTGCACGCGAACGGCTGTTGCGCCAGGCCTTGCATGCTCCGGGCAGCGTCGGCGGTCTCCCACCGCTTCCGCCCAAGGCCAAGCCCACCCAGCCCGTGCTGCTGTGGCTGAGCGATTTCCGTGGCGCCCGGCACGGCGGATTCACCGGCATGGGCAGCGGCGCCGAGGCTGCCGAGGCCGGCAACAGCAAGCCCGGCCGGGACAGCAGCCAGCAGGCCCACCGCGTCGAGCGCCAGGAGAACGCGCCCGAGAAGCACGGGATGATCATCCCCTTTCGCGCCGAGAGCCTGCTGTCGGTAGCTGAGTTCATCAAGGTCAAGCGCAGCACGGACGACGACCCCGACGACAACGCCGCGGATGCGGCGGCAAATCTGGAGCAGCTCGCCATCACCCGTGACGGCGAGCGCGTCGCCTCCAAGGTGCGCTTCGACCTCGACCTGCCCTCGGCGGCCGAGGACGACGTCGTCCTCGGCGAGGGCATCCCGCTGCCGGAATGGGACTACCGCAAGAGCCTGCTGCGCGAGGATCACGTCCGCCTGCTCGAGCTCACTCCGGCCGCCCACGACCCGCGTGCCGCACCCTGCCCGCTGCCCGAGCACCTGCGCCGCACCGCGCGCAAGCTGCACCGCCAGTTCGCCGCGCTGACCCCGGGGCGGCGCTGGCTCAAGGCACAGACCGATGGCAGCGAACTCGACGTCGATGCAGTCGTGCGCGCCGCCACCGACCGCGCAATCGGCCATCACCCTTCCGACCAGCTCTACCTGTCGCTGGAAAAGCGCGAGCGCGACCTCGCCTGCCTGGCGCTCGCCGACCTCTCGCTGTCCACCGACACCTGGATCTCGTCCGAGGCGCGCGTCATCGACGTCATCCGCGACTCGCTGCTGCTGTTCGGCGAGGCGCTGCTGGCCACCGGCGACCGCTTCGCGCTATGCGGCTTCTCCTCGGTCAAGCGCAGCAACGTGCGCTTCCACCGTCTCAAGGACTTCGACCAGCGCTTCGACGACCGCGCGCGCGGACGCATCATGGCGATCAAGCCGGGCTACTACACCCGGCTGGGCGCTGCGATCCGCCACGCCACCCAGGTGCTCGAGAAGGAATCCGCCGCGCGCCGCATCCTGCTCATCCTGTCCGACGGCAAGCCGAACGACCTCGACCTCTACGACGGCCGCTACGGCATCGAGGACACCCGGGTCGCCGTGGTCGAGGCGCGCAACCGCGGCGTCGTGCCCTTCTGCGTCACGATCGACCGCGAGGGCGCCAGCTACCTGCCCCATCTGTTCGGCCCCGCCGGGTTCGCCGTGATCCGCCAGCCCGATGAACTCCCCGCCCGCCTGCCCATGTTCTATGCCCAACTCACGCGTTGA
- a CDS encoding AsnC family transcriptional regulator: MSEARPEAPAGRRGVAAKRAPDDTDRRLINAIQGEFPLSERPFAEVGAALGLSEDEVIARLQSLLDDRVLTRFGPMYQIERMGGAFCLAAIAVPEAQWAGAVEAVNAFPEVAHNYRREHALNMWFVLATETPEGIADCARRIEAATGLVVHLFPKEREYFVEMRLEA; this comes from the coding sequence ATGTCTGAAGCCCGTCCCGAAGCGCCGGCCGGCCGTCGCGGCGTCGCCGCGAAGCGTGCGCCCGACGATACCGACCGTCGCCTGATCAACGCCATCCAGGGCGAGTTTCCGCTCTCCGAGCGACCCTTCGCCGAGGTGGGTGCGGCGCTCGGGCTGTCCGAGGACGAGGTGATCGCGCGTCTGCAGTCGCTGCTCGACGACCGCGTGCTGACCCGCTTCGGGCCGATGTACCAGATCGAGCGCATGGGCGGCGCATTCTGCCTGGCGGCGATCGCCGTGCCCGAGGCGCAGTGGGCGGGTGCGGTGGAAGCGGTCAACGCCTTCCCCGAGGTGGCGCACAACTACCGCCGCGAGCACGCGCTCAACATGTGGTTCGTGCTCGCCACCGAGACGCCCGAGGGCATCGCCGACTGCGCGCGCCGCATCGAGGCCGCTACCGGGCTGGTGGTGCATCTGTTCCCGAAGGAACGCGAGTACTTCGTCGAGATGAGGCTGGAGGCTTGA
- a CDS encoding NnrS family protein, giving the protein MPLIRLDEPTTKRIPPDTFSLWALGFRPFYLLAALFAAIAVPVWAVAYSGALELPMPGIWWHAHEMIFGFAVAVIIGFLFTAGRNWTGLDTPTGKPLMVLAGVWLAGRLAMAFGSGAWVAVVDLAFLPLAAGMLLKVLIKARSKRNYFVGALPALLALANLVFHLAALGVIEADPLTAMHLALGLVVLLETIVGGRVIPMFTFNAVRGVKQWRNIKLDWAAAIATGIALLLWALGAGAWAGVVSLAAAALQAVRLGGWNPWATRGQPILWVLHLSYLWIPLGLALIALTQFGVLPRSAGIHALAIGATGGLIIGMITRTALGHTGRMLVAGGIETAVYALVLIAALVRVVTVALIPAAQFGGVHAAATLWSLAFVLYLWRYAPFLIRARVDGKEG; this is encoded by the coding sequence ATGCCGCTGATCCGCCTCGACGAACCCACGACAAAACGCATTCCGCCGGACACCTTCTCGCTTTGGGCGCTCGGCTTCCGCCCCTTCTACCTGCTCGCCGCGTTGTTCGCCGCGATCGCGGTGCCCGTGTGGGCGGTGGCCTACTCCGGCGCGCTCGAGCTCCCGATGCCGGGCATCTGGTGGCATGCGCACGAGATGATCTTCGGCTTCGCGGTGGCGGTGATCATCGGCTTCCTGTTCACCGCCGGGCGCAACTGGACCGGGCTCGATACCCCCACGGGCAAGCCGCTGATGGTGCTCGCCGGGGTATGGCTCGCCGGGCGACTGGCGATGGCTTTCGGCAGCGGCGCCTGGGTCGCGGTCGTGGACCTCGCCTTCCTGCCGCTGGCGGCGGGCATGCTGCTCAAGGTACTGATCAAGGCCAGGAGCAAGCGCAACTACTTCGTCGGCGCGCTGCCCGCCCTGCTCGCGCTCGCCAACCTCGTCTTCCATCTCGCCGCGCTCGGCGTGATCGAGGCCGATCCGCTCACCGCGATGCACCTGGCGCTCGGCCTCGTGGTGCTGCTCGAGACCATCGTCGGCGGGCGGGTGATCCCGATGTTCACCTTCAATGCGGTGCGCGGCGTCAAGCAGTGGCGCAACATCAAGCTCGACTGGGCGGCAGCGATCGCCACCGGCATCGCGCTGCTGCTGTGGGCGCTCGGGGCGGGAGCCTGGGCAGGCGTGGTGTCGCTCGCCGCCGCTGCGCTGCAGGCGGTGCGCCTGGGCGGATGGAATCCGTGGGCGACGCGCGGCCAGCCCATCCTGTGGGTGCTGCACCTGTCCTATCTGTGGATCCCGCTCGGTCTCGCGCTGATCGCGCTCACCCAGTTCGGCGTGCTGCCGCGCTCGGCCGGCATTCATGCGCTCGCGATCGGTGCCACCGGTGGCCTCATCATCGGCATGATCACCCGCACCGCGCTCGGCCACACCGGGCGCATGCTGGTGGCCGGCGGCATCGAGACCGCCGTTTACGCGCTGGTGCTGATCGCCGCCCTGGTGCGGGTGGTGACCGTGGCATTGATTCCCGCCGCACAGTTCGGCGGGGTCCACGCCGCCGCCACGCTGTGGTCGCTCGCCTTCGTGCTCTACCTCTGGCGCTACGCGCCTTTCCTGATCCGTGCGCGGGTGGATGGCAAGGAGGGGTGA
- a CDS encoding cytochrome D1 domain-containing protein, with the protein MSARIPAFTGLLALIGALAALPAGASPGTVAGPAASAATASIDVPGLYEQHCAACHAPNRLGAMGPALLPDNLGRLRKTEAAKVIAEGRTATQMPAFAAQLNKDEIAAIADWIYTPVVPEPRWTDDDIRASRIVHVDPATLSDKPVFDADPMNLFLVVEAGDHHVSVLDGDKLEPIFRFQSRFALHGGPKFAANGRYVFFASRDGWVTKFDMWNLKVVAEVRAGINTRNVAASPDGTHVAVANYLPHTLVLLDGDLNLVKTIEAKDRDGKKSSRVSAVYDATPRQSFIAALKDVGEVWEISYTKAVEDIPISYIHDYTQREGSFIPGYLNPRRTILAEVLDDFFFTPDYSELMGASREGVGQVVNLDVRKKIANLPLEGMPHLGSGITWEWQDPAAGPDAKPRTVMASTNLKAGEVTVIDMKTWEVVKRIPTRGPGFFLRSHANSRYAFVDSMMSPEAKHILQVIDKHTLEVVKEVTGEPGKTLAHIEFTRDGRYALASLWEDQGAVIVLDAQTLEEVKRLPMRKPVGKYNVWNKITREEGTSH; encoded by the coding sequence ATGAGCGCCCGCATCCCGGCCTTCACCGGCCTGCTCGCGCTGATCGGCGCCCTGGCGGCCCTGCCAGCCGGCGCTTCGCCGGGCACCGTCGCCGGCCCTGCGGCAAGTGCGGCGACGGCGAGCATCGACGTGCCCGGGCTCTATGAGCAGCACTGCGCGGCCTGCCATGCGCCCAACCGCCTGGGGGCGATGGGCCCGGCGCTGCTGCCCGACAATCTCGGACGGCTACGCAAGACCGAGGCGGCGAAGGTGATCGCGGAGGGGCGTACCGCAACCCAGATGCCGGCCTTTGCCGCGCAGCTGAACAAGGACGAGATCGCCGCGATCGCCGACTGGATCTACACCCCGGTGGTGCCCGAGCCGCGGTGGACCGACGACGACATCCGCGCCTCGCGCATCGTCCATGTCGATCCGGCGACGCTTTCCGACAAGCCGGTGTTCGACGCCGACCCGATGAACCTCTTCCTGGTGGTGGAGGCGGGCGACCATCACGTCAGCGTGCTCGACGGCGACAAGCTCGAGCCGATCTTCCGCTTCCAGTCCCGCTTTGCGCTGCACGGCGGGCCGAAGTTCGCCGCCAACGGGCGCTACGTGTTCTTTGCCTCGCGCGACGGCTGGGTCACCAAGTTCGACATGTGGAACCTCAAGGTCGTGGCCGAGGTGCGCGCCGGCATCAATACGCGCAACGTCGCCGCCTCGCCCGACGGCACCCATGTGGCGGTGGCCAACTACCTGCCGCACACGCTGGTGCTGCTCGACGGCGACCTCAACCTGGTCAAGACGATCGAAGCCAAGGACCGCGACGGCAAGAAGAGCTCGCGCGTGTCGGCGGTGTACGACGCCACCCCGCGCCAGTCCTTCATCGCGGCGCTCAAGGACGTCGGCGAGGTGTGGGAGATCAGCTACACCAAGGCGGTCGAGGACATTCCGATCAGTTACATCCACGACTATACCCAGCGCGAGGGAAGCTTCATTCCGGGCTACCTCAACCCGCGCCGGACCATCCTCGCCGAAGTGCTCGACGACTTCTTCTTCACCCCGGACTACTCCGAGTTGATGGGCGCCTCGCGCGAAGGGGTGGGCCAGGTGGTGAACCTCGACGTACGCAAGAAGATCGCCAACCTGCCGCTCGAGGGCATGCCACACCTGGGCTCGGGCATCACCTGGGAATGGCAGGACCCCGCAGCCGGGCCTGACGCCAAGCCGCGCACGGTGATGGCGAGCACGAACCTCAAGGCGGGGGAGGTCACGGTCATCGACATGAAGACCTGGGAGGTGGTCAAGCGCATCCCGACCCGCGGCCCCGGCTTCTTCCTGCGCAGCCACGCCAACAGCCGCTACGCCTTCGTCGATTCGATGATGAGCCCGGAGGCCAAGCACATCCTGCAGGTGATCGACAAGCACACGCTCGAGGTGGTGAAGGAGGTCACCGGCGAGCCGGGCAAGACCCTCGCCCACATCGAGTTCACCCGCGATGGCCGCTACGCGCTCGCCAGCCTGTGGGAAGACCAGGGCGCGGTGATCGTGCTCGACGCGCAGACCCTCGAAGAGGTCAAGCGCCTGCCGATGCGAAAGCCGGTCGGCAAGTACAACGTCTGGAACAAGATCACGCGCGAGGAAGGCACCAGCCACTGA
- a CDS encoding EAL domain-containing protein, protein MTTLLPKAALMTDKEVSLPNRPSNELPACTRCRALEPLPFDFSMAFQPIVNVRSGSIWGWEALVRGVMGEGAASVLSQVTNDNRYQFDQRCRTRAIELAHRLGMSERLSINFLPNAVYEPRACIRATIEAANRVGFPLDRLQFEITEVEEVRNDGHLRRIVDEYRAIGFATAIDDFGAGYAGLNLLTHFQPDALKLDMNLTRNIDQDPRRRLIVRHLIALANELPCTLIAEGVETLAEARCLADMGISLQQGYLFARPGFESLPAPDPSVLARLLAA, encoded by the coding sequence ATGACAACGCTCCTGCCCAAGGCCGCCCTGATGACCGACAAGGAAGTTTCCCTCCCCAACCGGCCCTCCAACGAGTTGCCGGCGTGCACGCGCTGCCGCGCGCTGGAACCTCTGCCGTTCGACTTCAGCATGGCCTTCCAGCCCATCGTCAACGTGCGCTCGGGATCGATCTGGGGCTGGGAGGCGCTCGTGCGAGGCGTCATGGGCGAAGGCGCGGCAAGCGTGCTGTCGCAGGTGACGAACGACAACCGCTACCAGTTCGACCAGCGCTGCCGGACGCGCGCCATCGAGCTTGCGCATCGTCTCGGCATGTCCGAGCGGCTCAGCATCAACTTCCTGCCCAATGCGGTCTATGAACCGCGGGCCTGCATCCGGGCCACCATCGAGGCTGCGAACCGGGTCGGATTTCCGCTCGACCGCCTGCAATTCGAGATCACCGAGGTCGAGGAAGTGCGCAACGACGGCCACCTGCGCCGGATCGTCGACGAGTATCGCGCGATCGGCTTCGCCACCGCGATTGACGATTTCGGCGCTGGCTATGCCGGCCTGAACCTGCTCACCCACTTCCAGCCCGACGCCCTGAAGCTCGACATGAACCTGACGCGCAACATCGATCAGGATCCTCGACGGCGGCTCATCGTCCGGCATCTGATCGCGCTTGCGAACGAACTGCCCTGCACCCTGATCGCCGAAGGCGTGGAAACCCTCGCGGAGGCCCGCTGCCTTGCCGACATGGGCATCTCCCTGCAGCAGGGCTACCTCTTTGCCCGCCCCGGCTTCGAGTCCCTGCCCGCGCCCGATCCTTCGGTACTGGCCCGCCTGCTCGCGGCCTGA